A genomic stretch from Deinococcus aquiradiocola includes:
- a CDS encoding acetamidase/formamidase family protein, producing MSGPHIHTIHHRHFGWDNSLTPQRHVAPGDTLAFDIQDASGGQLTAHSTAADVATFDFSRTNPVNGPVYVDGAEPGDALVIEVLDFQESDWGWTGIIPGFGLLAQEFKDPWLHISRYDRAAVQFTPDITLPTRPFTGTIGVAPAEPGLHSVVPPRRVGGNLDIRDLTRGAKLYLPVEVPGALFSVGDTHVCQGDGEVCGTAVETAMTAQLRFSVQKGANFSGPRFEVPAAAMPAVDARGYYATTGHGPDLYAASQDAIRAMIDHLGREYRLDPQLAYALCSVAVDLKISEIVDAPNWLVSAYLPRGIFR from the coding sequence GTGAGCGGCCCGCACATCCACACCATCCACCACCGGCACTTCGGGTGGGACAACAGCCTCACCCCGCAGCGGCACGTCGCGCCCGGCGACACGCTCGCCTTCGACATCCAGGACGCCAGCGGCGGCCAGCTGACCGCCCACAGCACCGCCGCCGACGTCGCCACCTTCGACTTCTCCCGCACCAACCCCGTCAACGGCCCCGTCTACGTGGACGGCGCGGAACCCGGCGACGCGCTCGTGATCGAGGTGCTGGACTTCCAGGAGAGCGACTGGGGCTGGACCGGCATCATCCCGGGCTTCGGGCTGCTCGCGCAGGAGTTCAAGGACCCCTGGCTGCACATCAGCCGCTACGACCGCGCGGCCGTGCAGTTCACGCCCGACATCACCCTCCCCACCCGGCCCTTCACCGGCACCATCGGCGTCGCCCCCGCCGAACCCGGCCTGCACAGCGTCGTCCCGCCGAGGCGCGTGGGCGGCAACCTCGACATCCGCGACCTGACGCGCGGCGCGAAACTGTACCTGCCTGTCGAAGTGCCGGGCGCGCTGTTCAGCGTCGGTGACACGCACGTCTGCCAGGGTGACGGCGAAGTGTGCGGCACGGCCGTCGAAACCGCCATGACCGCCCAGCTGCGCTTCAGCGTCCAGAAAGGCGCGAACTTCAGCGGCCCGCGCTTTGAAGTGCCCGCCGCCGCCATGCCCGCCGTGGACGCACGAGGGTACTACGCCACCACCGGGCACGGCCCGGACCTGTACGCCGCGTCCCAGGACGCCATCCGCGCCATGATCGACCACCTCGGCCGCGAGTACCGCCTTGACCCGCAACTCGCGTACGCACTGTGCAGCGTCGCCGTCGACCTCAAGATCAGCGAGATCGTGGACGCCCCCAACTGGCTCGTCAGCGCGTACCTCCCCAGAGGC
- a CDS encoding ABC transporter substrate-binding protein — protein MNRTLKSAALLSALALGGTLAAPARGGSMVVSYKDDVTTLDPAIGYDLQNWPIEKMVFDGLLDYKVGSTTLEPRLATGMPTVSADGRTYTFTLRPGVKFQNGREVVASDVVYTLTRVLDPKTKSPGQSFYMGIVGAQAFTTGKAKTVTGLKTTGKYGVTITLTAPNAAFLNVMAMNFAFVVPREEVAKYGADFGHHPVGTGPFRLTGWPSGQQLVFERNPAYFYQNLPYLDRVTVKVGLDPSVAFLSLTRGEVDLLGDGIPPAQFLQVIRDPKYKANILQRTNVNTSYLSLNTGIGPLKDVRVRQAINMAINKTKVLRLINGRGVIANTYLPPLMPGYDKAATGYRYDPAAAKALLKQAGYEKGFDTTLYTTSTDPNPRIAQSLQQDLAAVGIRASIKSQAQSTVAEAAGTPGTAPMVWSGGMAWTQDYPDPSDFYWPILSCRSAVQGGWNWPFTCDKALDAAADRADQMVKPAQATARLNAYAAIFAKLNAQAVWVPVYHEVRYMMRSDRLVGGLNELQDPIHNIVYERLSVKP, from the coding sequence ATGAACCGCACCCTGAAGTCCGCCGCCCTGCTGAGCGCCCTCGCGCTCGGCGGAACGCTCGCCGCGCCCGCACGCGGCGGCAGCATGGTCGTGTCGTACAAGGACGACGTGACCACCCTCGACCCCGCCATCGGGTACGACCTGCAGAACTGGCCGATCGAGAAGATGGTCTTCGACGGCCTGCTCGACTACAAGGTCGGCAGCACCACCCTCGAACCGCGCCTCGCCACCGGCATGCCCACAGTCAGCGCGGACGGCCGCACGTACACCTTCACGCTGCGGCCCGGCGTGAAATTCCAGAACGGCCGCGAAGTCGTCGCGAGCGACGTGGTGTACACCCTCACCCGCGTCCTCGACCCCAAAACCAAGAGCCCCGGCCAGTCCTTCTACATGGGCATCGTGGGCGCGCAGGCCTTCACGACCGGCAAGGCCAAGACCGTCACGGGCCTCAAGACGACCGGCAAGTACGGCGTCACGATCACCCTCACCGCCCCGAACGCCGCGTTCCTGAACGTCATGGCCATGAACTTCGCGTTCGTGGTCCCCAGGGAGGAAGTCGCGAAGTACGGCGCGGACTTCGGGCACCACCCGGTCGGGACCGGCCCGTTCCGCCTGACGGGCTGGCCGAGCGGTCAGCAGCTCGTGTTCGAACGCAACCCCGCGTACTTCTACCAGAACCTCCCGTACCTGGACCGCGTGACCGTCAAGGTGGGTCTGGACCCCAGCGTCGCGTTCCTGTCGCTCACGCGCGGCGAGGTGGACCTCCTCGGGGACGGCATTCCGCCCGCGCAGTTCCTGCAGGTGATCCGCGACCCGAAATACAAGGCGAACATCCTGCAGCGCACCAACGTCAACACCAGCTACCTGTCCCTGAACACCGGCATCGGACCGCTCAAGGACGTGCGCGTGCGTCAGGCCATCAACATGGCCATCAACAAGACGAAGGTGCTGCGCCTCATCAACGGGCGCGGCGTGATCGCCAACACGTACCTGCCGCCCCTCATGCCCGGCTACGACAAGGCCGCCACCGGCTACCGCTACGACCCGGCCGCCGCGAAAGCCCTCCTGAAACAGGCCGGGTACGAGAAAGGCTTCGACACCACCCTGTACACCACCTCCACCGACCCGAATCCCCGCATCGCGCAGAGCCTGCAGCAGGACCTCGCCGCCGTCGGCATCCGCGCCAGCATCAAGAGCCAGGCGCAGAGCACCGTCGCCGAAGCGGCCGGAACGCCCGGCACCGCCCCGATGGTCTGGTCGGGCGGCATGGCCTGGACGCAGGACTACCCCGACCCCAGCGACTTCTACTGGCCGATCCTCAGCTGCCGCAGCGCCGTCCAGGGCGGCTGGAACTGGCCCTTCACCTGCGACAAGGCGCTCGACGCGGCCGCCGACCGCGCCGACCAGATGGTCAAACCCGCGCAGGCCACCGCGCGCCTAAACGCCTACGCCGCCATCTTCGCGAAACTCAACGCGCAGGCCGTCTGGGTTCCCGTGTACCACGAGGTGCGGTACATGATGCGCTCCGACCGGCTGGTGGGCGGCCTGAACGAACTGCAGGACCCCATTCACAACATCGTGTACGAACGCCTCTCGGTGAAGCCGTGA
- a CDS encoding ABC transporter permease has translation MLSFLGSRLLQSVFVLLVASCVTFTLVFLLPADPARMVAGPSASVATVQSIRHEMGLDRPFVAQYGTYLGRLAHLDLGRSYKQGSTVRSLLSSRILPTVQLMLGAIALELLIGVPLGIWAAVRRGGWPDTVVMGLAFLGAAAPQFWLALSLVYLLAYRFALFPLGGYGGLSHLFLPALTLGIGGAGWYARMMRSQLLEVLSQDYVRTARAKGQTPRLVLLRHALRNAALPIVTMIGLDIGTFMGGVVVVESVFGWPGLGRLVWDAIRVVDIPVIVGVVIFSAFVITLANLLADLVQPLVDPRVRYR, from the coding sequence ATGCTGTCGTTCCTGGGATCGCGTCTGCTGCAGAGCGTGTTCGTGCTGCTCGTCGCGTCGTGCGTCACGTTCACCCTCGTGTTCCTGCTGCCCGCCGACCCGGCCCGCATGGTGGCCGGGCCGAGCGCGAGCGTGGCGACCGTGCAGAGCATCCGGCACGAGATGGGCCTCGACCGGCCCTTCGTGGCGCAGTACGGCACGTATCTCGGCCGCCTCGCGCACCTGGACCTGGGCCGCTCGTACAAGCAGGGCAGCACCGTCCGTTCGCTGCTGTCGTCGCGCATCCTGCCGACCGTGCAGCTCATGCTGGGCGCCATCGCGCTCGAACTGCTGATCGGCGTGCCGCTCGGCATCTGGGCGGCCGTGCGGCGCGGCGGGTGGCCCGACACGGTCGTGATGGGCCTCGCGTTCCTCGGGGCGGCCGCACCGCAGTTCTGGCTGGCCCTGAGCCTCGTGTACCTGCTCGCGTACCGCTTCGCGCTGTTCCCGCTCGGCGGGTACGGCGGCCTGAGCCACCTGTTCCTCCCGGCCCTCACGCTCGGCATCGGCGGGGCAGGCTGGTACGCCCGCATGATGCGCTCGCAGCTGCTGGAGGTGCTGTCGCAGGACTACGTCCGTACGGCGCGCGCCAAGGGGCAGACGCCGCGCCTCGTGCTGCTCAGGCACGCGCTGCGCAACGCGGCCCTGCCGATCGTGACGATGATCGGGCTGGACATCGGGACGTTCATGGGCGGCGTGGTCGTGGTGGAGAGCGTGTTCGGCTGGCCGGGCCTGGGGCGGCTGGTGTGGGACGCGATCCGGGTGGTGGACATCCCCGTCATCGTGGGCGTCGTCATCTTCAGCGCGTTCGTGATCACGCTCGCCAACCTGCTCGCCGACCTCGTGCAGCCCCTCGTGGACCCCCGCGTCCGTTACCGCTGA
- a CDS encoding ABC transporter permease codes for MTVLASPARPARRPSKVLRRFLRHRAGMTGLVVCAFVVIVAVLAPWSAPHDPDFQFPEGLTMEGAPLAPGGPYLLGTDLLGRDLLSRLVWGARASLTVGFVANGVAVVIGLLFGALGALTRGWAGTLIMRFTDVMLAFPVLLLAIALTAILRPSLWIVALVIAFLNWVPIARVVYSEVSALREREFVEAATAVGASGGRILLRHIVPHLVPTALVWGSLGVGTTVLLEATLSFLGVGVQPPTPSWGGIINESQSYLTTAPWLVLAPGAAILITSLGFNLLGEGLRDALDPRSTS; via the coding sequence GTGACGGTCCTCGCCTCGCCCGCCCGGCCCGCCCGCCGTCCATCCAAGGTGCTGCGCCGGTTCCTGCGGCACCGGGCGGGCATGACGGGCCTCGTCGTGTGCGCCTTCGTCGTGATCGTCGCCGTGCTCGCGCCGTGGAGCGCGCCGCACGACCCGGACTTTCAGTTCCCGGAGGGCCTCACGATGGAGGGCGCGCCGCTCGCGCCGGGTGGCCCGTACCTGCTCGGCACGGACCTGCTGGGCCGCGACCTGCTGTCACGCCTCGTGTGGGGCGCGCGCGCGTCCCTGACGGTAGGGTTCGTCGCGAACGGCGTCGCGGTCGTGATCGGCCTGCTCTTCGGCGCGCTGGGGGCCCTGACGCGCGGGTGGGCGGGCACGCTCATCATGCGCTTCACGGACGTGATGCTGGCCTTCCCGGTGCTGCTGCTCGCCATCGCGCTCACGGCGATCCTGCGGCCCAGCCTGTGGATCGTGGCGCTCGTGATCGCGTTCCTGAACTGGGTGCCGATCGCGCGGGTCGTGTACAGCGAGGTGAGCGCCCTGCGCGAGCGGGAGTTCGTGGAGGCCGCCACCGCCGTCGGCGCGAGCGGAGGCCGCATCCTGCTGCGGCACATCGTGCCGCACCTCGTGCCGACCGCGCTCGTGTGGGGGTCGCTGGGCGTCGGGACGACCGTGCTGCTCGAAGCGACCCTGAGTTTCCTGGGCGTCGGCGTGCAGCCGCCCACCCCCAGCTGGGGCGGCATCATCAACGAATCGCAGAGCTACCTCACGACCGCCCCGTGGCTGGTGCTCGCGCCGGGCGCGGCCATCCTGATCACCTCGCTCGGCTTCAACCTGCTCGGCGAGGGCCTGCGCGACGCCCTCGACCCGCGCAGCACCTCTTGA
- a CDS encoding ABC transporter permease, producing MTAVPALPARPRERSKAWRRFGANRLAVAGLVIVAVLCVVALFAPQFAPADPARQDFAALLQPPGAGHVLGTDELGRDTLTRVMYGARISLSAGLVSVLVALVAGSLLGLVAGFVGGWLDELIGRVIDAMLAFPFLILAITLAAILGPSLQNTMLAIAIVTTPAFARVTRAQVIAQRELEYVQAAGALGAGSGRTLLRHILPNISGALIVQASLAIAEAVLAESTLSFLGLGVQPPTPSWGSMLNTARGYLQTAPWLALAPGVVIFLTVLAFNLLGDGLRDALDPKGRTR from the coding sequence GTGACGGCCGTCCCGGCACTCCCCGCGCGCCCGCGTGAGCGCAGCAAGGCGTGGCGGCGCTTCGGCGCGAACCGGCTGGCGGTGGCGGGCCTCGTGATCGTGGCGGTGCTGTGCGTGGTGGCGCTCTTCGCGCCGCAGTTCGCGCCGGCCGATCCGGCCCGGCAGGATTTCGCGGCGCTGCTGCAGCCGCCCGGCGCGGGGCACGTCCTCGGGACGGACGAGCTGGGTCGCGACACGCTGACGCGCGTGATGTACGGGGCGCGCATCAGCCTGTCGGCGGGCCTGGTCAGCGTGCTGGTGGCGCTGGTGGCCGGGTCGCTGCTGGGGCTGGTGGCGGGCTTCGTGGGCGGCTGGCTCGACGAGCTGATCGGCCGTGTGATCGACGCGATGCTCGCCTTCCCGTTCCTGATCCTGGCGATCACGCTCGCCGCGATCCTCGGGCCGAGCCTGCAGAACACCATGCTCGCCATCGCCATCGTGACGACGCCCGCCTTCGCGCGCGTGACGCGCGCCCAGGTGATCGCGCAGCGCGAACTGGAGTACGTGCAGGCGGCCGGGGCGCTCGGGGCGGGCAGCGGACGCACGCTGCTGCGGCACATCCTGCCGAACATCTCCGGCGCGCTGATCGTGCAGGCGAGCCTCGCCATCGCCGAGGCCGTGCTGGCCGAAAGCACCCTGAGCTTCCTGGGGCTGGGCGTGCAGCCGCCCACGCCCAGCTGGGGCAGCATGCTGAACACGGCGCGCGGCTACCTGCAGACGGCGCCGTGGCTGGCACTCGCGCCGGGCGTCGTCATCTTCCTGACGGTCCTCGCCTTCAACCTGCTCGGGGACGGCCTGCGCGACGCGCTCGACCCGAAAGGACGGACGCGGTGA
- a CDS encoding ABC transporter permease has product MLNFAARRLLAAIPTLLVVTLLVFALVRLLPGDPARLQLGEEATPQALTELRHQMGLDRPVAVQYLQWLADLSHLNLGRSLQDHASVAGLIAQKLPTTFELSVLSLLIAVALALPAGIFSALRPGSVTDRLVTLLALSGISLPSFFLGILLVYLFSVQLAWIPASGYVDLSENPALNLKLMLLPAVTLGVGSGAVLTRFLRGSLLEVLSQDYVRTARAKGITGHFVVVKHALRNALIPVVTVLGLQLGGLLGGAVVTEQIFSVPGFGRLLVDAVFTRDLPVIQGMVLTSAALVLVVSFVVDLLYGMIDPRVRYA; this is encoded by the coding sequence ATGCTGAATTTTGCGGCGAGGCGGCTGCTGGCCGCCATTCCCACCCTGCTGGTGGTGACGCTGCTGGTGTTCGCGCTCGTCCGGCTGCTGCCGGGCGACCCGGCGCGCCTGCAGCTGGGGGAGGAAGCGACCCCGCAGGCCCTCACGGAACTGCGGCACCAGATGGGCCTCGACCGGCCCGTCGCGGTGCAGTACCTGCAGTGGCTGGCAGACCTGTCCCACCTGAACCTGGGGCGCAGCCTGCAGGACCACGCATCCGTGGCGGGCCTCATCGCGCAGAAGCTCCCCACCACCTTCGAGCTGAGTGTCCTGAGCCTGCTGATCGCGGTAGCGCTCGCGCTGCCCGCCGGGATCTTCAGCGCGCTGCGGCCGGGGTCCGTCACGGACCGGCTCGTGACGCTGCTGGCCCTGTCGGGCATCAGCCTGCCGAGCTTCTTCCTGGGGATTCTGCTCGTGTACCTGTTCAGCGTGCAGCTCGCGTGGATCCCCGCGAGCGGGTACGTGGACCTCAGCGAGAACCCCGCCCTGAACCTGAAACTGATGCTGCTGCCCGCCGTGACGCTCGGGGTGGGGTCGGGCGCGGTCCTCACGCGCTTCCTGCGCGGCAGTCTGCTGGAGGTCCTGTCGCAGGATTACGTGCGGACGGCGCGCGCCAAGGGCATCACGGGGCATTTCGTGGTGGTGAAGCACGCCCTGCGCAACGCGCTCATCCCGGTGGTGACGGTGCTGGGCCTGCAGCTGGGCGGGCTGCTGGGCGGCGCGGTCGTGACGGAGCAGATCTTCAGCGTGCCGGGCTTCGGGCGGCTGCTGGTGGACGCGGTGTTCACGCGGGACCTGCCGGTCATTCAGGGCATGGTGCTCACGTCGGCGGCGCTGGTGCTGGTCGTGAGTTTCGTGGTGGACCTGCTGTACGGCATGATCGACCCGCGCGTGAGGTACGCGTGA
- a CDS encoding ABC transporter substrate-binding protein has translation MKRTLTALSLLLALSAASAQTLTVGLDADPPRLDPALSTAFVDRQVMNQIFDKLVDVNENLKIVPMVAKSWKVTNGGLTYTFKLNTGIRFSDGTPLDAAAVKYSIERNMTLDGSARKGELGSVKDVAAPDAATVVITLKAPYGPLLAVLSDRSGMIVSPTAAKKAGADFASGPVGSGPFTFVSRKRQDNITLKANTGYWRGKPSLDTLVYRPFPDGDVRVANLLSGAVQVITPVDPKDIATIQKNPKLDVDTFQGLGFQGVWMNVTRPPFNSKLVRQAFSATVERDAINKVVFLNTVKPAAGPFPPGTPAYSAAIKAPQGDVALARKKLAQAGKANVSFTLLTSPGAVNAQLAQLYQAMAAQAGFTVKIETVEFGTLLDRADRRNYDAVMLGWSGRPDPDGNIYDFFHTGGSNNQAGYSDPGIDALLEKARAQNAMSARVATYNVALGKILDDAPYVFTYFSSNTVGVSKSLTGLKLVPDGILRFSTADLK, from the coding sequence ATGAAGAGAACCCTCACCGCTCTCAGCCTGCTGCTCGCCCTCAGTGCCGCCTCCGCGCAGACCCTCACCGTGGGGCTGGACGCCGACCCGCCGCGCCTCGATCCGGCGCTCTCCACGGCATTCGTGGACCGGCAGGTCATGAACCAGATCTTCGACAAGCTGGTGGACGTCAACGAGAACCTGAAGATCGTTCCGATGGTCGCGAAGAGCTGGAAAGTCACGAACGGCGGCCTGACGTACACCTTCAAGCTGAACACCGGCATCAGGTTCAGTGACGGGACGCCGCTCGACGCGGCCGCCGTCAAGTACAGCATCGAGCGCAACATGACCCTGGACGGCAGCGCCCGCAAAGGCGAACTCGGCAGCGTCAAGGACGTCGCCGCGCCCGACGCGGCCACGGTCGTCATCACGCTCAAGGCGCCGTACGGGCCGCTGCTGGCCGTGCTGAGCGACCGTTCCGGGATGATCGTGTCGCCCACCGCCGCGAAGAAGGCGGGCGCGGACTTCGCGAGCGGTCCGGTCGGGAGCGGCCCCTTCACGTTCGTGAGCCGCAAACGGCAGGACAACATCACCCTGAAGGCCAACACCGGGTACTGGCGCGGCAAGCCGAGCCTCGACACGCTGGTGTACCGGCCCTTCCCGGACGGGGACGTGCGCGTCGCGAACCTGCTGTCCGGCGCGGTGCAGGTCATCACGCCGGTCGACCCCAAGGACATCGCCACCATCCAGAAAAACCCGAAGCTCGACGTGGACACCTTCCAGGGCCTGGGCTTCCAGGGCGTGTGGATGAACGTGACGCGCCCGCCCTTCAACAGCAAACTGGTGCGGCAGGCGTTCAGCGCGACCGTCGAGCGCGACGCGATCAACAAGGTCGTGTTCCTGAACACCGTGAAGCCCGCCGCCGGACCGTTCCCGCCCGGCACGCCCGCGTACTCGGCCGCCATCAAGGCCCCGCAGGGGGACGTGGCGCTCGCGCGTAAAAAGCTCGCGCAGGCCGGAAAGGCCAACGTGAGCTTCACGCTGCTCACATCGCCCGGCGCGGTGAACGCGCAGCTCGCGCAGCTGTACCAGGCGATGGCGGCGCAGGCGGGCTTCACGGTGAAGATCGAGACGGTGGAATTCGGGACGCTGCTCGACCGGGCCGACAGACGCAACTACGACGCCGTGATGCTCGGCTGGTCGGGACGGCCCGACCCGGACGGGAACATCTACGACTTCTTCCACACGGGCGGCAGCAACAACCAGGCCGGGTACAGCGATCCCGGCATCGACGCGCTGCTGGAGAAGGCCCGCGCGCAGAACGCCATGAGCGCCCGCGTCGCGACGTACAACGTGGCGCTCGGCAAGATCCTGGACGACGCGCCATACGTGTTCACGTACTTCAGCAGCAACACCGTCGGCGTCTCCAAGTCCCTCACCGGTCTGAAGCTCGTCCCGGACGGCATCCTGCGCTTCTCCACCGCTGACCTGAAGTGA
- a CDS encoding FadR/GntR family transcriptional regulator: MTGKPVKAVKIADQVASQLQEWFQSGRLTPGTRLPPERELAAQFGVSRTSVRDALRRLELLGYLDARQGDGTYVRHPGGEAMSQPFRSLVSLVPQNAADLLEFRRLLEPEVAAMAAERLTAPGREALLACVARQRALPDHSPALASEDAQFHDLLAQLAGNTVVLRVLETLRDLLRDVRIIALPAAGSSRTVDDHDRIVQAVLAQDRDGARQAMQAHLDDVSQTYARALSQLRAAAPDPVRST, from the coding sequence TTGACCGGAAAGCCCGTGAAGGCCGTGAAGATCGCGGATCAGGTCGCGTCGCAGCTGCAGGAGTGGTTTCAGTCGGGGCGGCTGACGCCCGGCACGCGCCTGCCGCCGGAGCGGGAGCTGGCTGCGCAGTTCGGCGTGTCGCGCACCAGCGTCCGGGACGCGCTGCGGCGCCTGGAACTGCTGGGGTACCTGGACGCGCGGCAGGGGGACGGGACGTACGTGCGGCACCCGGGCGGGGAGGCGATGTCGCAGCCGTTCCGCAGTCTGGTGAGTCTGGTCCCGCAGAACGCGGCGGACCTGCTCGAGTTCCGGCGGCTGCTGGAACCGGAGGTGGCGGCCATGGCGGCCGAGCGCCTCACCGCGCCCGGACGCGAGGCGCTGCTGGCGTGCGTGGCGCGCCAGCGGGCGCTGCCGGACCACAGTCCGGCCCTGGCGAGCGAGGACGCGCAGTTTCACGACCTGCTGGCGCAGCTGGCGGGCAACACGGTGGTGCTGCGGGTGCTGGAGACGCTGCGGGACCTGCTGCGCGACGTGCGGATCATCGCGCTCCCGGCCGCCGGGTCGAGCCGCACGGTGGACGACCACGACCGGATCGTGCAGGCGGTGCTGGCGCAGGACCGGGACGGCGCGCGACAAGCGATGCAGGCGCACCTGGACGACGTCTCACAGACGTACGCCCGTGCGCTCTCGCAGCTGCGCGCCGCCGCCCCGGACCCCGTCCGGTCCACCTGA
- a CDS encoding c-type cytochrome → MRAAFVGAAFGFAAVALSVLGYVTGVNVAGSPPAVTVLQAGAAPRGAALFAANCAGCHGAAAQGAVGPKLAGLVRPWTDTAFADAVLDGRAPDGRTLAAMMPHFRTAGFDGSAPTPAQLTALHAYLKGL, encoded by the coding sequence ATGCGGGCCGCGTTCGTCGGAGCGGCCTTCGGGTTCGCGGCGGTGGCGTTGAGCGTGCTGGGGTACGTGACGGGCGTGAACGTCGCCGGGAGCCCGCCGGCCGTGACGGTCCTGCAGGCGGGCGCCGCGCCGCGAGGAGCGGCCCTGTTCGCCGCGAACTGCGCCGGGTGTCACGGGGCGGCGGCGCAGGGCGCGGTCGGACCGAAACTGGCGGGCCTCGTGAGGCCCTGGACGGACACCGCCTTCGCGGACGCCGTACTGGACGGCCGCGCCCCGGACGGCCGCACCCTCGCCGCGATGATGCCGCACTTCAGGACCGCCGGTTTCGACGGTTCGGCGCCCACGCCCGCGCAGCTCACCGCGCTGCACGCGTACCTCAAAGGACTCTGA
- a CDS encoding cytochrome C oxidase subunit II → MLDHRTIERYELGWLVVSVVLVVMLFAGVLGSMISETVPGFFGARSSYVDPAHLTGTPFATPGLHRNADGTLDAYIVARAFAFQPSTLRVPAGQRVTLHLLSVDVIHGLMLEQGNVNVELIPGQVANLPRTFTRPGTYTTECNEYCGSGHQTMAFHLVVEPPTQPEATK, encoded by the coding sequence GTGCTCGACCACCGCACCATCGAACGCTACGAACTCGGCTGGCTGGTCGTGTCCGTCGTCCTCGTCGTGATGCTGTTCGCGGGCGTGCTCGGCAGCATGATCAGCGAGACCGTGCCCGGCTTCTTCGGCGCGCGTTCCTCGTACGTCGACCCCGCGCACCTCACGGGCACGCCCTTCGCCACGCCCGGCCTGCACCGCAACGCGGACGGGACGCTCGACGCGTACATCGTCGCGCGCGCCTTCGCGTTCCAGCCGAGCACCCTGCGCGTCCCGGCCGGACAGCGCGTCACGCTGCACCTCCTGAGCGTGGACGTCATTCACGGCCTGATGCTGGAGCAGGGCAACGTCAACGTCGAACTCATCCCCGGTCAGGTCGCGAATCTCCCCCGGACCTTCACGCGCCCCGGCACGTACACCACCGAGTGCAACGAGTACTGCGGCAGCGGCCACCAGACCATGGCCTTCCACCTCGTGGTGGAGCCGCCCACACAGCCAGAGGCCACGAAATGA